The Sinomicrobium kalidii genome contains a region encoding:
- a CDS encoding tRNA1(Val) (adenine(37)-N6)-methyltransferase — translation MSDKPFHFKKFSVHQDKCAMKVGTDGVLLGAWTDVSGNPFSVLDIGAGTGLIALMLAQRCDAELIDAVEIENAAYEQCVDNFENSSWNDRLFCYHASLEEFTREMEDTYDLIVSNPPFYRENISTGDKQRDMARSAVSLPFSELVKSVSLLLAEEGSFCVIIPYREEKEFRGLAEKHGLFPYHITRVKGSEEGEGSEVKRSLLAFSFVQKDVYVDELAIERGRHQYTEQYVNLTRDFYLKM, via the coding sequence ATGTCAGATAAGCCGTTTCATTTTAAAAAGTTCAGCGTACACCAGGATAAGTGTGCCATGAAGGTGGGAACAGATGGTGTATTGCTGGGCGCGTGGACAGATGTGTCCGGAAACCCCTTTTCTGTTCTCGACATAGGGGCGGGTACCGGACTTATAGCACTTATGCTTGCACAACGTTGTGATGCGGAACTTATAGATGCGGTGGAAATAGAAAATGCTGCTTATGAACAGTGCGTAGATAATTTTGAGAATTCTTCCTGGAACGACCGCCTGTTTTGTTATCATGCCTCGTTGGAAGAATTTACGCGGGAAATGGAAGACACGTATGACCTTATTGTGTCCAATCCCCCTTTTTATAGGGAAAATATCTCCACGGGCGATAAGCAAAGGGATATGGCCAGATCGGCCGTTTCGCTTCCTTTTTCGGAATTGGTGAAGTCGGTGTCTTTGTTGCTTGCGGAAGAAGGGAGTTTTTGTGTGATCATTCCATATCGGGAAGAAAAAGAGTTTCGGGGACTTGCCGAAAAACACGGACTTTTCCCCTACCATATAACCAGGGTAAAAGGTTCCGAAGAAGGAGAAGGGTCAGAAGTCAAAAGATCGCTTCTTGCATTTTCCTTTGTGCAAAAAGATGTGTATGTCGATGAACTGGCCATTGAAAGAGGGAGACACCAGTATACTGAACAGTATGTAAATCTTACCCGTGATTTTTACCTGAAAATGTAA
- a CDS encoding LacI family DNA-binding transcriptional regulator translates to MKSKRTIRDIARELKLSITTVSLVLNGKARENRISQEVIDRVLRFVKEVDYRPNHFARSLRNGKSKIIAFMAEDISNPFFSSVARLIEDSANNSGYKIVYCSTENNPEKTRELIKTFKDRRVDAYIITPAEGIEKEIETLVTSGVPLMLFDRYFANIPTGYVVIDNERSTYVAIKHFMEQGYTGIGFVTLDSAQTQMAGRYNGYVKALETSGLREFLLRIPYGSTEAFIMEAVSDFLSENKEIDSLFFSSNYLGVSGLKALKQKKLSIPGDIGVIAFDDSEVFRMHTPTITTVAQPVEEISGKLVESVLNQLRYEKNPKDTGNAKIELPAKLVVRESSLKKG, encoded by the coding sequence ATGAAAAGTAAACGTACTATTCGGGACATAGCCAGGGAGTTAAAATTGTCCATCACCACGGTTTCTCTTGTGCTTAACGGCAAGGCAAGGGAAAACAGGATCAGCCAGGAAGTTATAGACCGGGTTCTCAGGTTTGTCAAGGAGGTGGATTATCGCCCCAACCATTTTGCCCGCAGTCTGAGAAACGGCAAATCGAAGATCATAGCTTTTATGGCCGAGGATATATCCAATCCCTTTTTTTCCAGTGTGGCCAGGCTTATAGAAGACAGCGCCAATAACAGTGGCTACAAGATTGTTTATTGCAGCACGGAAAACAATCCGGAAAAGACCAGGGAACTGATTAAAACTTTTAAGGACAGAAGGGTAGATGCCTATATCATAACCCCTGCCGAAGGTATCGAAAAAGAGATAGAAACGCTGGTAACCAGCGGTGTTCCCCTGATGTTGTTTGACCGCTATTTTGCAAATATTCCAACCGGTTATGTGGTTATCGATAATGAACGAAGTACGTATGTTGCCATTAAACACTTCATGGAACAGGGATATACGGGAATAGGCTTTGTTACTCTCGATTCCGCACAAACCCAAATGGCCGGCAGGTATAATGGTTATGTGAAAGCCCTGGAAACTTCCGGGTTGCGGGAGTTTCTACTTCGAATACCTTATGGAAGTACGGAAGCGTTTATCATGGAGGCCGTTTCCGACTTCCTTTCTGAAAATAAGGAAATTGACAGCCTTTTCTTTTCTTCCAACTATCTTGGTGTAAGCGGCTTAAAAGCACTGAAGCAAAAAAAACTTTCCATTCCCGGAGATATCGGGGTCATTGCTTTTGACGACAGTGAAGTATTCCGTATGCACACTCCTACCATAACCACGGTAGCCCAGCCCGTTGAGGAAATTTCCGGTAAGCTGGTGGAAAGTGTGCTCAACCAGTTAAGATATGAAAAAAATCCGAAAGATACCGGCAATGCCAAAATAGAACTCCCCGCCAAACTGGTAGTGCGGGAATCATCCTTGAAAAAAGGATAA
- a CDS encoding glycoside hydrolase family 43 protein, giving the protein MKYIVPLCFFLFMGSAGNAQKTTMNSSPNNNPVFEGWYADPEGVIFDKKYWIFPTYSAPYDEQVFFDAFSSPDLVHWTKHEKVLDTSAVKWAERAVWAPSIIKKDDRYFLLFGANDIQSDEEYGGIGVAVASRPEGPYKDHLGKPLIAGFHNGAQPIDQFVFKDTDNQYYLIYGGWQHCNIARLNDDFTGFVPFEDGETFREITPENYVEGPFMFVRNGKYYFMWSEGGWTGPDYSVAYAIADSPLGPFKRIGKILQQDMDIATGAGHHSVIKVPGKDKWYIVYHRRPLDETDRNSRVTCIDEMHFDDDGLILPVKITDEGVESAPLGKM; this is encoded by the coding sequence TTGAAGTATATAGTTCCGCTTTGTTTTTTTCTGTTTATGGGCAGTGCCGGAAATGCCCAGAAGACGACGATGAATTCTTCCCCGAACAATAATCCCGTATTTGAAGGCTGGTATGCCGATCCTGAAGGTGTGATTTTTGATAAAAAATACTGGATCTTCCCTACCTATTCGGCACCTTATGACGAACAGGTTTTCTTCGATGCATTTTCTTCACCGGACCTGGTGCACTGGACCAAACATGAAAAAGTGCTGGATACATCGGCTGTTAAATGGGCGGAAAGAGCGGTCTGGGCGCCTTCCATTATCAAAAAGGACGATCGTTATTTCCTGCTTTTTGGGGCTAACGATATACAAAGTGACGAAGAATACGGCGGAATAGGCGTTGCTGTTGCCTCCCGGCCGGAAGGGCCGTATAAGGATCACCTCGGAAAACCGTTGATCGCCGGGTTTCACAATGGTGCGCAGCCCATAGACCAGTTCGTGTTCAAAGACACAGATAATCAGTATTACCTTATTTACGGGGGATGGCAGCATTGCAACATAGCCAGACTTAATGACGATTTTACCGGATTCGTTCCTTTCGAAGACGGGGAAACGTTCCGGGAAATCACCCCTGAAAATTATGTGGAAGGACCTTTTATGTTCGTCAGGAACGGAAAGTATTATTTCATGTGGTCCGAAGGCGGATGGACCGGTCCGGATTACAGTGTGGCCTATGCCATTGCCGATTCTCCTCTGGGGCCCTTTAAACGCATCGGAAAGATACTGCAGCAGGATATGGACATTGCCACGGGAGCCGGACACCATTCGGTAATAAAGGTTCCCGGTAAGGATAAATGGTATATCGTCTATCACAGAAGGCCTCTGGACGAGACAGACAGGAATTCGAGGGTGACCTGCATTGACGAAATGCATTTTGACGATGATGGTCTTATTCTGCCGGTTAAGATTACCGACGAAGGAGTAGAAAGTGCCCCTCTCGGTAAGATGTAG
- a CDS encoding GMC family oxidoreductase, whose protein sequence is MSFQIKEQSKTYDICIVGSGAGGGMAAHVLSQEGFKVALMEAGPHFDPANPEQKTQLRWPWESPRRGASTVRPFGDFDMAYGGWEINGEPYTKEEGTEFDWFRSRMLGGRTNHWGRISLRFGPLDFKRKDFDGKGDNWPIGYEDVKPYYDKVDQLIGVFGTRENIPNEPDGYFLPPPKPRLHELYIKKGAEKIGVPMIPSRLSILTKRVNNKRGACFFCSQCSRSCSVYGDFSSSSVLVNPALETGNVDLFVNAMVREVLTDKEGKATGVSYVDKEDLQEYTVKAKVVIMAASACSSARILLNSRSAAHPNGLANSSDHVGKYLHDSTGSSRMGLIPSLLDRKRYNEDGVGGMHLYTPWWLNDSKELGFTRGYHIEYWGGMGMPAYGFGFNMEAVNGKVPGKDGKTKKAGGYGIDFKNDLRRFYGATFGMAGRGESIPRKENRCEIDQDVVDKYGIPVLKFHYKWSDEERKQARHMNDTFEEVIHAMGGIALGEKPGPENDHGLENPGRIIHEVGTTRMGDDPKTSVVNKFNQAHDVPNLFVVDGGPFVSQADKNPTWTILALAWRASDYLKDEMKKMNI, encoded by the coding sequence ATGTCGTTTCAGATCAAAGAACAATCCAAGACCTACGATATATGCATCGTGGGCTCCGGTGCCGGGGGAGGTATGGCAGCACATGTGCTCTCCCAGGAAGGGTTTAAAGTGGCACTGATGGAAGCGGGCCCGCATTTTGACCCCGCAAACCCCGAACAGAAGACCCAGTTACGATGGCCCTGGGAATCCCCCAGACGAGGGGCCAGTACCGTGAGGCCTTTCGGGGATTTTGATATGGCCTACGGCGGATGGGAAATAAACGGGGAGCCCTATACCAAGGAAGAGGGTACGGAATTCGACTGGTTCCGGTCCCGGATGCTCGGAGGACGTACCAATCATTGGGGCCGTATTTCCCTTCGTTTCGGTCCGCTCGATTTTAAACGGAAAGATTTTGATGGAAAAGGAGATAACTGGCCGATAGGTTACGAGGATGTAAAACCTTATTACGATAAGGTAGACCAGCTTATCGGTGTGTTCGGAACCCGGGAGAATATTCCCAACGAACCGGACGGTTATTTTCTCCCTCCGCCCAAACCGAGACTCCACGAGCTTTATATTAAAAAAGGAGCTGAAAAAATAGGGGTTCCCATGATCCCTTCAAGACTTTCCATTCTTACCAAAAGGGTGAACAACAAGAGGGGGGCGTGTTTTTTCTGCAGCCAGTGTTCCCGGTCGTGCAGTGTGTATGGCGATTTTTCATCGTCCTCCGTGCTGGTCAATCCCGCACTGGAAACGGGGAACGTCGACCTGTTTGTAAACGCCATGGTAAGGGAAGTGCTCACCGATAAGGAAGGAAAAGCCACAGGGGTTTCCTATGTCGACAAAGAAGATTTACAGGAATATACGGTAAAAGCGAAGGTGGTCATAATGGCCGCCAGTGCTTGTAGCTCCGCGCGGATATTGCTGAACTCCAGATCTGCCGCACACCCTAACGGATTGGCGAACTCCAGTGACCATGTAGGCAAATACCTCCACGATTCCACGGGATCCTCCCGAATGGGGCTGATCCCCAGCTTGCTCGATCGCAAGCGGTACAATGAGGACGGTGTGGGCGGAATGCACCTTTACACCCCCTGGTGGCTCAACGATAGCAAGGAACTCGGTTTTACAAGAGGATATCACATTGAGTACTGGGGAGGTATGGGCATGCCTGCATACGGATTCGGATTTAATATGGAAGCTGTGAACGGCAAGGTCCCTGGTAAAGATGGCAAGACGAAAAAGGCCGGTGGCTATGGCATAGATTTCAAAAATGACCTTCGCAGGTTTTACGGAGCCACCTTTGGCATGGCCGGTCGCGGGGAAAGTATTCCCAGGAAAGAAAACCGATGTGAAATTGATCAGGACGTAGTGGACAAATACGGCATTCCCGTACTTAAATTCCATTACAAGTGGTCTGATGAGGAACGGAAGCAGGCAAGGCATATGAACGACACCTTTGAAGAGGTGATCCATGCCATGGGAGGAATAGCCCTGGGAGAAAAACCAGGCCCGGAAAATGACCACGGCCTGGAAAACCCGGGAAGGATTATCCATGAAGTGGGAACAACACGTATGGGAGACGATCCCAAAACCTCTGTAGTGAACAAGTTCAATCAGGCACACGATGTGCCCAACCTGTTTGTGGTAGACGGAGGACCCTTTGTATCCCAGGCCGATAAAAATCCCACCTGGA